Proteins encoded by one window of Aspergillus puulaauensis MK2 DNA, chromosome 4, nearly complete sequence:
- a CDS encoding uncharacterized protein (COG:S;~EggNog:ENOG410PJEV;~InterPro:IPR029058;~antiSMASH:Cluster_4.4) — MHYSSRRPGAIAIPHDARINSIPNASPKVNGYPTGALGGELSGDSPSDSEDAGAPHPANMTDEADADDVIGVSMGYDQSRLKSRLTPAEEKTRIMERNGGFFENEGIFAPDITEEPEGLTDDSGNNNVYNNKDQGGYGAGAAAGGKAATTPAPIKEGQGHGPRTSFTRSLLKSTLPLRPRAWSGDSHTGSRLKKFFPSLHLRSGSLVSVSRNRSRSWSSRLNLDQDGGNGGNTGGGDEGGVSAVPRSPQRSPEITAGSPPSNGTQFATDTAPAEDPIGELRPLQAPSASTRGKYSFVGSNPTLRRSSSDQSLYLRASSTASSLEHRPQYEHIHSQTNSRFKAIKDTLQDSSSRLLSMPTLHLQDLRSDWGYKQFLSDASHRRAETDETGASAGLAPPLETRAYPEDQSSNLTMPWAKSPRSSLATTNPILYEAMSELTGDVVVMGGYRGSILRSAKPPHRQLWVPMKVGLNLRKVDLEVGLTREDEERMEESIIPDGVLSHVGPVDICRRLLKRLQKCENTVRGDLRVHNYGYDWRLSPHLLSKRLIKYLEGLPCNAPDVPPHKRGAYVIAHSLGGLIARHAINQRPELFAGVVYAGVPQHCVNILGPLRNGDDVLLSSRVLTAQVNFTFRTSFALLPEKGHCFIDKRTKEEYSLDYFDPDTWDEYRLSPCIAQPLPVPTSTSALNLPIRKRFSTILSNSSADDSTDLDNFTPDSPTITNGSGGSHSRNNSSTTAAAAAHNLNPANHFPPKGEGLPGPATNPKGSSSTTPNTQPITLHPAAAREYLARTLAEVRAFKHETLHNDSHQQSNKYPPFAVLYSKSVPTVYGARVASREAIKYTSAYDDLAFAAGDGVCLASAAMLPHGYRVIRDGLVKSDRGHVGLLGDLEGVGACLRSVIRGRKEGVGIDGFPLASEY, encoded by the coding sequence ATGCATTATTCCTCTCGTCGCCCGGGTGCAATCGCCATCCCCCACGATGCCCGCATCAATTCCATCCCCAATGCCAGTCCCAAAGTCAATGGGTATCCCACCGGCGCTCTCGGCGGGGAGTTGAGCGGAGACAGCCCCTCCGACAGCGAGGACGCGGGCGCCCCCCATCCCGCCAACATGACTGACGaagccgacgccgacgacgTAATCGGGGTCAGCATGGGCTATGACCAGAGTCGACTGAAGTCTCGCTTGACGCCTGCGGAGGAGAAGACGCGCATTATGGAGCGCAATGGCGGCTTCTTTGAGAACGAGGGCATTTTTGCGCCGGATATCACAGAGGAGCCAGAGGGGTTGACGGACGATAGCGGCAATAATAatgtttataataataaggacCAGGGGGGAtatggagctggagcggcAGCGGGTGGGAAAGCCGCCACAACTCCTGCGCCGATCAAAGAGGGACAGGGACACGGACCACGGACGAGCTTTACGAGGTCGCTTTTGAAGAGCACCCTGCCGTTAAGGCCGCGCGCGTGGTCGGGGGATAGCCATACGGGCAGCCGGCTGAAGAAGTTCTTTCCGTCGTTGCATTTGAGGAGCGGCAGCTTGGTGTCTGTGTCCAGGAATCGCTCACGCAGTTGGTCGTCGCGGCTTAATTTGGACCAGGATGGTGGTAATGGCGGTAATACTGGCGGCGGTGATGAGGGTGGTGTGTCTGCAGTGCCTCGGTCACCGCAGCGTTCGCCGGAGATTACTGCTGGTTCACCACCCTCAAATGGTACACAGTTTGCCACTGATACCGCTCCTGCGGAGGATCCGATCGGCGAATTGAGGCCGCTGCAGGCTCCGTCTGCGAGCACTCGCGGCAAGTATTCCTTCGTCGGTTCGAATCCAACCCTGCGCCGGTCGTCTTCAGACCAGTCGTTGTACCTGCGGGCTTCGTCTACTGCATCGTCGCTGGAGCATCGTCCTCAGTACGAGCATATCCATTCCCAGACGAACAGCCGGTtcaaggccatcaaggatACCCTGCAGGATTCGAGCAGTCGGCTTCTGAGCATGCCCACTCTTCACTTACAGGACCTGCGCAGCGATTGGGGTTACAAACAGTTTCTCTCTGATGCTTCCCACCGCAGGGCAGAGACGGACGAAACAGGCGCTTCGGCAGGGTTGGCTCCGCCGCTCGAGACTCGTGCGTACCCCGAAGATCAGTCATCGAATTTAACGATGCCGTGGGCGAAGTCGCCTCGCTCGAGCCTCGCCACAACCAATCCTATCCTCTATGAAGCTATGAGCGAGCTGACCGGAGACGTGGTGGTTATGGGTGGCTATCGGGGCTCAATCCTACGCTCGGCCAAACCACCGCACCGGCAACTCTGGGTTCCCATGAAGGTGGGACTCAATCTGCGAAAGGTGGACCTTGAGGTCGGTTTGACAcgtgaagacgaagaacgcATGGAAGAGAGCATCATTCCGGACGGAGTGCTTTCGCACGTTGGCCCGGTTGATATCTGTCGACGACTGCTCAAGCGGCTGCAGAAGTGCGAAAATACCGTCCGTGGCGACCTACGCGTCCACAACTACGGCTACGACTGGCGACTTAGCCCTCATCTCCTCTCAAAACGCTTGATAAAGTATCTTGAGGGTTTGCCGTGCAATGCCCCCGACGTTCCGCCGCACAAGCGAGGTGCATATGTGATTGCTCACAGTCTCGGCGGTCTAATCGCTCGGCATGCAATCAACCAACGGCCCGAGCTCTTCGCAGGTGTTGTTTATGCCGGTGTCCCGCAGCACTGTGTCAATATCCTCGGGCCTCTCCGCAATGGTGACGACGTGCTCCTCAGTTCTCGCGTTCTGACCGCGCAAGTCAACTTCACCTTCCGGACGAGTTTCGCGCTCCTCCCCGAAAAGGGCCACTGCTTTATCGACAAGCGCACAAAGGAAGAATATAGTCTCGACTACTTCGACCCGGATACCTGGGACGAATACCGCCTCTCCCCTTGCATAGCGCAGCCCCTACCCGTGCCCACTTCAACAAGCGCGCTCAATCTCCCTATCCGCAAGCGTTTCTCCACCATCCTGTCCAACTCCTCAGCAGACGACAGTACAGACCTAGACAACTTCACACCCGACTCCCCCACAATCACCAACGGCAGCGGTGGCAGTCACAGCCGCAAcaactcctcgacaaccgcagcagccgcagcacacaacctcaaccccgcTAATCACTTTCCTCCAAAGGGCGAAGGCCTCCCTGGTCCCGCCACGAACCCCAAGGGCTCATCTTCCACAACCCCAAACACCCAACCTATCACGCTTCATCCGGCCGCTGCGCGAGAGTACCTCGCACGCACCCTCGCCGAGGTTCGGGCCTTCAAGCACGAGACCCTCCACAACGACAGCCACCAGCAGAGCAATAAATACCCGCCCTTCGCGGTACTGTACTCCAAATCCGTGCCAACGGTGTACGGCGCTCGCGTCGCTTCTCGCGAGGCGATCAAGTACACATCGGCGTATGACGATCTGGCCTTCGCCGCTGGTGATGGGGTCTGTCTTGCTAGCGCGGCGATGCTGCCGCACGGGTACAGGGTTATCCGCGATGGACTCGTCAAGTCTGACCGTGGTCATGTGGGCCTGCTAGGCGATTTGGAGGGCGTGGGTGCTTGTTTGAGGTCGGTGATCCGGGGACGGAAAGAAGGGGTTGGGATTGATGGGTTTCCTCTTGCTTCGGAGTATTGA
- a CDS encoding nitroreductase family protein (COG:S;~EggNog:ENOG410PVRD;~InterPro:IPR033877,IPR029479,IPR000415;~PFAM:PF00881;~antiSMASH:Cluster_4.4;~go_function: GO:0016491 - oxidoreductase activity [Evidence IEA];~go_function: GO:0016657 - oxidoreductase activity, acting on NAD(P)H, nitrogenous group as acceptor [Evidence IEA];~go_process: GO:0034599 - cellular response to oxidative stress [Evidence IEA]), producing MPSITTDQWLEAAAYRRSVRALGGTSKVPDERVHEIVAKVLSFAPSSYNTQPVRISLAFGEKHKELWSIILRDAEPILKSINPGLWQKLGPVFEGHKAAYGSVLFWERGETTKEASETHKATGHMFGEWGEHTQGIHQVLVWTALELEGVGANLQHMNAIPPIEAAIKKFAGVPEDYKLKAHLNYGDELAARPENPPKLPITETLSVL from the exons ATGCCCTCCATCACCACCGACCAGTGGCTCGAAGCCGCCGCCTACCGTCGCAGCGTCCGTGCTTTGGGAGGAACCTCCAAGGTCCCAGATGAACGAGTCCATGAGATCGTCGCCAAAGTCCTTTCCTTTGCGCCCTCGTCTTACAATACCCAGCCCGTCCGCATCTCGCTTGCCTTTGGCGAGAAGCACAAGGAGCTCTGGAGCATTATCCTCAGGGACGCCGAGCCGATCCTCAAGTCAATCAATCCTGGCCTCTGGCAGAAGCTGGGGCCTGTTTTCGAGGGCCATAAAGCTGCATATGGATCC GTCCTCTTCTGGGAGCGCGGCGAGACGACAAAAGAAGCCTCTGAGACACACAAAGCAACCGGGCACATGTTTGGCGAATGGGGCGAGCATACTCAGGGCATCCACCAGGTCCTTGTCTGGACGGCCTTGGAACTGGAGGGCGTCGGGGCCAATCTGCAGCACATGAACGCCATTCCGCCCATCGAGGCTGCCATCAAGAAGTTCGCGGGCGTCCCTGAAGATTATAAACTCAAGGCGCACTTGAACTATGGCGATGAGTTGGCTGCTCGTCCGGAGAATCCGCCGAAATTGCCTATTACTGAGACGCTCTCGGTTCTATGA
- a CDS encoding uncharacterized protein (COG:S;~EggNog:ENOG410PN81;~InterPro:IPR005645,IPR029058;~PFAM:PF03959;~antiSMASH:Cluster_4.4), whose protein sequence is MNNMNNMNTTIHLPRILCLHGGGTNAAIFQMQCRVLEKRLGRSFRLVYAQAPFTSTEPGPDVTSVYRNYGPFRVWFCDHNMSKVLTSRDVATAIDTSLALAMAADDAKGATGDWVGLLGFSQGAKAAVSILYRQQRCAITNFRFAILFAGRGPLVWLMPDLPRPDGLVDAATPFTYASSPWMAMGSDEHMLQLPTVHVHGVNDPGLEYHRDLLREYCDPLQATLLEWAGDHRMPIKSRDVEAVVQQIHRVARETETPSVMMTGKGFYGRSVENGFSLQSLSMYI, encoded by the coding sequence ATGAACAACATGAACAACATGAACACAACGATCCACCTACCACGCATCCTCTGCCTCCACGGCGGAGGCACCAACGCCGCGATCTTCCAGATGCAGTGCCGCGTGCTCGAGAAGCGCCTTGGCCGTTCATTTCGTCTCGTCTATGCACAGGCTCCATTCACCAGTACAGAACCCGGGCCAGACGTAACGTCCGTCTACAGAAACTACGGGCCTTTCAGGGTCTGGTTCTGCGATCACAACATGTCCAAAGTCCTGACATCCCGGGATGTTGCTACAGCGATTGACACCAGTCTCGCACTCGCCATGGCTGCCGACGACGCAAAGGGCGCGACGGGCGACTGGGTTGGCCTGTTGGGCTTCAGCCAGGGCGCAAAGGCCGCAGTTAGCATTCTATACCGGCAGCAACGGTGTGCAATCACCAACTTCCGGTTCGCGATCCTCTTTGCTGGTCGTGGGCCGTTGGTGTGGCTCATGCCGGACCTCCCCCGGCCGGACGGTCTGGTCGACGCCGCTACACCGTTCACATACGCCTCTTCTCCCTGGATGGCTATGGGCTCTGACGAACATATGCTGCAGCTGCCTACGGTGCATGTTCATGGGGTGAACGACCCTGGCCTGGAGTATCACCGAGACCTGCTTCGGGAGTACTGCGACCCGCTGCAGGCCACGCTGTTGGAGTGGGCGGGCGACCATCGCATGCCGATTAAGAGCAGAGACGTCGAGGCAGTGGTACAACAGATTCACCGAGTTGcaagagagacagagacgCCATCCGTAATGATGACTGGGAAGGGTTTCTATGGAAGGTCGGTCGAGAATGGCTTCTCGCTACAAAGTTTGAGCATGTACATTTGA